Proteins from one Nilaparvata lugens isolate BPH chromosome 10, ASM1435652v1, whole genome shotgun sequence genomic window:
- the LOC111044135 gene encoding ribosomal protein S6 kinase beta-1 — translation MAEPLPFDIELPDANVGEDDSDDDCLEVEEGDYDPDPNVNVIIESDDLETVHLNEQNVNPGSEKTGPQDFELRKVLGKGGYGKVFQVRKVTGQDSGTIFAMKVLRKASIVRNQKDTAHTKAERNILEAVKHPFIVDLMYAFQTGGKLYLILEYLSGGELFMHLEREGIFLEDTACFYLSEIILALEHLHLQGIIYRDLKPENILLDAHGHVKLTDFGLCKEHIQEGIVTHTFCGTIEYMAPEILLRCGHGKAVDWWSLGALAYDMLTGAPPFTAENRKKTIEKILRGRLHLPPYLTPDARELIRRLLKRQVGQRLGAGPNDGGCIRNHPFFKHINWLDVLSRKLEPPFKPSLTGEDDVSQFDTKFTKQTPVDSPDESLLSESANLVFQGFTYVAPSVLEEMHKPPRITRARSPRKGGGGGGGCTYVHFGGGSVGVPPLRNPFAPDSSSHDEMMDVSSQHSFPHV, via the exons GGCGATTATGATCCAGATCCGAATGTGAATGTCATTATTGA ATCGGACGACTTGGAGACAGTGCACCTGAACGAGCAGAATGTGAACCCGGGCTCGGAGAAGACGGGGCCGCAGGACTTTGAGCTGCGCAAGGTGCTGGGCAAGGGGGGCTACGGCAAGGTGTTCCAGGTGCGCAAGGTCACCGGCCAGGACTCGGGCACCATCTTCGCCATGAAGGTGCTGCGCAAGGCATCCATTGTGCGCAACCAGAAGGACACTGCGCACACCAAGGCCGAGCGCAACATCCTCGAAGCTGTCAAG CATCCTTTCATAGTCGACCTGATGTACGCTTTCCAAACTGGAGGCAAACTTTACCTAATACTGGAGTATCTGAGCGGCGGAGAATTGTTCATGCATTTGGAGAGAGAAGGAATCTTCTTAGAGGATACAGCTTG tttttaCCTGTCGGAAATCATTTTGGCTCTAGAGCATTTACATTTGCAAGGAATCATCTACAG AGATTTGAAGCCAGAGAATATTCTTCTAGATGCTCACGGTCATGTCAAACTCACAGATTTTGGTTTATGTAAGGAACATATTCAAGAAGGAATTGTCACTCATACATTTTGTGGAACCATCGAATATAT GGCTCCTGAAATTCTACTCAGATGTGGCCATGGTAAAGCCGTCGATTGGTGGTCCCTTGGTGCTTTAGCTTATGACATGCTCACTGGTGCT CCTCCCTTCACTGCCGAAAATAGgaagaaaacaatagaaaaaattcttCGAGGAAGACTTCATCTACCTCCATACCTAACTCCAGATGCTAGAGAATTAATTAGGAGATTACTGAAG AGACAAGTTGGCCAAAGATTAGGTGCAGGCCCCAACGATGGAGGCTGCATTAGAAATCACCCTTTCTTCAAACACATAAATTGGCTAGATGTACTCAGTAGGAAGTTAGAGCCTCCATTCAAGCCTTCACTG ACTGGCGAAGACGATGTCTCGCAGTTCGACACCAAGTTCACCAAACAAACCCCAGTCGATTCGCCGGACGAATCTTTACTTAGTGAGAGCGCTAATCTAGTTTTCCAG gGCTTCACATACGTAGCGCCATCCGTGCTGGAAGAAATGCACAAACCGCCGCGCATCACACGAGCGCGTTCGCCACGCAAGGGGGGCGGGGGTGGGGGCGGCTGCACCTATGTGCACTTTGGCGGTGGCAGCGTGGGCGTGCCCCCTCTTCGCAACCCCTTTGCCCCCGACTCATCCTCGCACGACGAAATGATGGACGTCTCATCACAGCACTCCTTCCCGCATGTATAG